CCAGCGGGAGTGTACGCCGACCGCCTTTCGCCCACCCCTGACGGTTCGCACGAGATGCATCGCCGGCCCGCGCCTCGCGTGGGCCGGCTTCCGTCATCAACCGGATCACGACACATCTGATTCAGCACTCCGACCTGCTGCGCGGATGGAAAGGAAACTGCGCAGGGCTTCATCTTCGGAAAAGATGCGGCGATCAGAGGTGAGAGCATGAAGCCGCTCCCCGCGACCTCCGCGACCTCCGCGACCCCCGCGGCCTCCGCGTGAGACGCCGTTTGCAGACTGCGCCCCGAAAAAATATCCACGAATGAACACCACGTTTGAGCCGCAGGTCCTGCGCACCACGGCGGGGGACTTCACGCTTCAGGAGTACCGGCTGCGGCTGGCCGGGCGCGAGTGGGCCATCGCGCACACCGGCGCCATGCTGACGCACGAGGACGAGCTGTTCTTCTTCAAGGAACTGCGCGGCACGCTGCCGTACGGAGTGGCGCTCTGGCCGTCGTCCATCGCGCTGGCACACGAGGTGGCGAGCCGCGCGGAGCAGATGCGGGGCGCGCGCGTGCTGGAACTGGGGGCGGGAACGGGACTTCCGGGGATCGTGGCCGCGTCGCTGGGCGCACGTGTGGTGCAGACGGACGGGCAGGAAATGGCGATGTCCATCTGCCGGCGCAACGGCGAGCGGAACGGTGTGGGGGACATCGAGCACCGCCTGGCGGACTGGACCGCGTGGATCGACGCGGAAACGTACGATTACATCCTGGGATCGGACGTGCTGTACGGCGAGACGCTGCACGGTGCGCTGCGCAGCATCTTTGAGGGAAATCTGGCGCCCGGCGGACGGGTTCTGCTCTCCGACCCGTTCCGCGCGCCGGGCCTCAAGCTGCTGGAGACGCTGCAGGAGGATGGATGGGGGATCGCGCTTTCCAAGTGGAACGTGGGCGAGGATGATGCCCCACGCTCCATCGGCATCTATGAACTGACGCCCCCCGCGGTGGCGTAAAGGTCTGAGCGGACCTGATGGATCGCGGCGCAATGAGCCGCCATCGCGCGGAACCGAGAGAACCGTGCGGCGCAATGAGCGACCGTCCGCGGACCCGAA
The genomic region above belongs to Longimicrobium terrae and contains:
- a CDS encoding class I SAM-dependent methyltransferase yields the protein MNTTFEPQVLRTTAGDFTLQEYRLRLAGREWAIAHTGAMLTHEDELFFFKELRGTLPYGVALWPSSIALAHEVASRAEQMRGARVLELGAGTGLPGIVAASLGARVVQTDGQEMAMSICRRNGERNGVGDIEHRLADWTAWIDAETYDYILGSDVLYGETLHGALRSIFEGNLAPGGRVLLSDPFRAPGLKLLETLQEDGWGIALSKWNVGEDDAPRSIGIYELTPPAVA